The following proteins are co-located in the Ananas comosus cultivar F153 unplaced genomic scaffold, ASM154086v1, whole genome shotgun sequence genome:
- the LOC109705513 gene encoding uncharacterized protein LOC109705513, protein MRPFKKVSKSKQKQSGLADNPPNEASGGIRIDTRTRSQNWSNMLDAQLLGLMRDEHTFGNCVNGSFIPIAWKRMVNDFNSRNNLNLTKTQLKNRFKVLKKTFNLYHSLANKSGWGWNSDLHIPTPGDARIWDSVIAENPAYARCRDKPFPAYDDMEFLTQNTTATGRYAFTSAVELPPIIESSSGSSPGEDDTIAGIGMSACNLSSDPFEAGGSGCARNANFDEANTSRSPSPPVMPTTGASGSGHSSGSKRARSPESNKKQAQTATTSGGRKKKVDARTSAYLDIAEQGKEKLGWVRQLCQLELSKSTDMPSQNQCMQRVYGMTGLSDDDILVLCDAFKEDKNRNAFMSLNDKHARKWVEREIAQQNLYYRPSFSGS, encoded by the exons ATGCGTCCCTTCAAAAAAGTTTCAAAGTCCAAACAAAAGCAAAGTGGGTTGGCAGATAACCCACCTAATGAGGCTAGCGGTGGTATTCGTATTGATACAAGAACAAGGAGTCAAAATTGGAGCAACATGTTGGATGCACAATTGTTGGGGCTGATGAGAGATGAACATACATTTGGTAATTGCGTAAATGGATCATTCATTCCGATTGCTTGGAAGCGAATGGTAAATGATTTCAACAGTCGAAACAATTTGAACCTAACAAAGACACAATTAAAGAATCGATttaaagtgttaaaaaaaactttcaatttGTACCATTCTCTTGCCAATAAGAGCGGGTGGGGATGGAACTCTGACTTGCACATTCCCACACCTGGTGACGCAAGAATCTGGGATTCTGTAATAGCG GAGAACCCGGCGTACGCCAGGTGTAGGGATAAGCCCTTTCCCGCCTACGATGATATGGAATTTCTTACCCAAAATACAACTGCGACAGGAAGATATGCATTTACAAGTGCTGTGGAGCTTCCCCCTATAATTGAAAGCTCCTCTGGGTCATCCCCTGGTGAGGATGATACTATTGCTGGCATTGGAATGTCAGCTTGTAATCTCTCATCGGACCCATTCGAAGCAGGGGGATCTGGGTGCGCCAGAAATGCTAACTTTGATGAAGCAAATACGTCACGCTCCCCAAGCCCTCCCGTGATGCCTACAACTGGTGCAAGTGGTTCTGGTCATAGCTCTGGTAGTAAAAGAGCTCGTTCTCCAGAGTCTAACAAAAAGCAAGCACAAACGGCAACTACATCTGGGGgacgaaaaaagaaagtagATGCCCGGACTTCTGCTTACCTTGACATCGCGGAGCAGGGTAAGGAAAAGCTTGGTTGGGTGCGGCAACTATGTCAGCTAGAGCTGAGCAAGAGCACTGATATGCCATCGCAGAACCAATGCATGCAACGAGTGTATGGGATGACGGGGTTAAGTGATGATGATATCTTAGTTCTCTGTGATGCGTTTAAGGAAGACAAGAATCGCAATGCTTTCATGTCATTGAATGACAAGCATGCAAGAAAGTGGGTTGAGCGAGAAATTGCGCAGCAAAATCTATACTATAGGCCGTCATTTTCCGGGAGTTAG